The region TCCGGCGCTCGTGCCCTGTGGAAGTCGACACGCCGACGTCCAGCCGTTGGCACACGCCGAGACCTGCCCTCGGCCCGCGGGCGCCCTCCGACTCGCCAGTTCCGATTATCTAATCGGATAACACACGGATAGGATGGTGCCTGTGGAACCTGATCGGGACACCCGTGAGGTCATCGCGTTGCTGGATCGCGCGTTGACTGACAGTGGCCTGAGCCAGGCAGATTTCGCCGTCGCGCTGGGTACATCGGCCTCAAGGCTGTCGACCTATCGTTCGGGCCGGACCAGGCCGACCGCGGTGTTCTGCGTCCGCGCACTCAGGGTCGCCAGCGCGCTGGCCGCCGCACGCTCCTCCCGGTTGATGTCCGCACCGGAGACCGCCAAGGCGATTCGGCACGCGATGGGCGACGAGGACCGAGCGTGGCGGATGCTGTTGCAGGGCCGCGACCATCTCAGCCTCCTCCTCGACCAGCAGGACGGCTGCCCCGGGGCGTGGGAGGCCGCGCCGCCGTCAACGGGAAGCCCCGGCTTCGACGTCCTGCTCGCGGCGCTGGCTCGCAGAGAGTTCGACCGGGCGGGAGTCGAGCCGCCCGCCTGGTGTGAAGCGGAGCGTCTCCCGCTGCCCTGGGTGCCCGAGCACCCCTTCCTCGACCCCGACGAGGTGATCGCCGCCACTCCCGACGATCTGAAGCGTCTCAATGTCTTCGTCCCCGCCCGTGACCTGTTGACCGCATGAACGAGCGGTACGAGTTCTCCGCGGCCGAGATCGTCTCTTTGCTGGCCAAACTCGACGAGCGGCTG is a window of Parafrankia irregularis DNA encoding:
- a CDS encoding helix-turn-helix domain-containing protein, whose protein sequence is MVPVEPDRDTREVIALLDRALTDSGLSQADFAVALGTSASRLSTYRSGRTRPTAVFCVRALRVASALAAARSSRLMSAPETAKAIRHAMGDEDRAWRMLLQGRDHLSLLLDQQDGCPGAWEAAPPSTGSPGFDVLLAALARREFDRAGVEPPAWCEAERLPLPWVPEHPFLDPDEVIAATPDDLKRLNVFVPARDLLTA